The genome window CTAAGATGCGATACTTAGGCTTATACGATTGTGTTTATAGTTTTCTTACATAAGCAAAAGACGAAATGGTGGAAATAGTCACTTGAATCCTTCTTCCTATCTCTCAGGAAGGACAGAGGTACATTTGGGAAGCTGAGCATGAGCAAACCTACACCTGGAACTTCGGAAAGAAAAGTCAGCTTTTTTGGGAAGAGGTATTGATAGCTTTAGATTGCTgtactgtaaattaaaataataatagtcCCACattgttttgtaatttttctctCTTGACAGATTTTCATTATAGGAAATAATGGATCTGAGGCCAGCAGACCTTTAGGTCTGCCTACCTATTTCTTTGATCACTAAACAGTAATGCTGTAGAGTAGGAATTGCTTTGAGAGCTATTCTTCCTCTTCAGAATGACATGCACTGCAGACCTTAAGAGCTCCTCAATACATTTGCCTATTTAAGGAAGAATGATATCTTCAGTACACTCTGCCTTAGTTTCTTCAAAGATGCAAACTTTCCAAAATTCTGTAATCTTTTAGATTAGTTCATGTCTTTCTGTCTTCTGATGTCTTACAGGTATCTTCTTTCATAGGACCCCACTATTGCAGGGATCTGTTCTTAAATATCGTAGTCTTTATTTTCAATCACCTACGTCATTTTGTCTCTTCAtctttggggtgtttttctgttctattaaactttatttctttcaataaagtgaagaaaatattcaTCTAGGATGCAGTATTCCCTCTGTTCTATGTGTGCCTCATGGCTTCCAGGTTGATGTTGGTTTTCCAATCATACTAAATAAAGAAAAACCTTCAAGCATCCCTTTacataaaaaatgcaaaagaaatataaaaatagcaatTGTAGTGACTTAAACATTAAGAGAGGAGTTCTTTATATGTATTGTCACAagaactatatttattttttgtacttaGAACTAGCGGGGCTGGAGGTTCACGCAACAGTCAGTATGGTGTGTTCGGGACAGAAAAGATCAAGGATCCCAGGCCACTTCACGACAAGGCATTCATCCAACAATGTATCAAACAGCTTTGTGAGGTAACTTACTAACTTATTCTAAATGTTCATTATTAggcataaaacattaaaaaaaatatttctttttcatggttTCAACTTTAGATTTTATTTAGTAACTAATGTGCCATGTTTCTCTTTCTCAGTTTCTTGTCGAGAATGGTTACGCCCATAATGTTTCCATGAAATCGCTACAGTCTCCATCAGttaaggactttttaaaaatcttcacttTTATCTATGGGTTTCTCTGCCCTTCTTACGAACTGCCTGACTCAAAATTTGAAGAGGAAATTCCCAGAGTTTTTAAAGAACTTGGGTAAGATCATTATTTTTAGTCTGTTGTGCTAATACGATACAAATAGAAACTTAAAAGCTAAGAATTCTGCATGATAACTGGGGAGAACGGGTAGGCTTCTTTATTCAGATGATACTTTTAAACTACAACGTTGTGATGATTTTGTCTCACTTTTGTTTAGTTCTAAGTTTGCTCTCTGATTCTCAGACtgctatatattttaaatttgaaCTATAGGCTTGTGGAAGCTTGCTTTGTAATGTGAAATCTAATTAATTATCTCTATTTGTATTAAACTTTGAAAGATAGACACTAATTTTTCTGACAGACTCGTCTGGTTCATTTGGTTAAAATccaagaactaaaaaaaaaatttcagaatgttGGATCCAGTTcatttagttaaaaataatttttcctgtaatttctgtCATTCTGCTTTCAAAGCAACAGGTGGAAATAACAAAAATGACCTCTGAGGTGAAAAAACCACTAAGGAGCTGGGAGTTTTATTTCTAATCTTGTTCAGTTAGTGTTTGGAATCATTAATGCACCAACACtttccaagaaagaaaattctttgccTCTTGATAACGGTGAATTTTCagtctcatttgaaaaaaaaaaaaaaaaaaaaaagtgaaacgtATTTTACTTCTGTAGATTTGAGCCCACGATGGTGTCAAAGCACCAAGGCTCCTTAGATGTAGGTATAAGTCTTTTCTGTTCGCTTCTcagtaatttaataaaattttgttttaacctATAACATTTGAAACTGCTGACCTACCTGAAATGTTGAAAAGGAAGTTGCTTTCAAGAGGCTTTACTCTGCTACACCAAGAGTGTAATCCTGGATAAAAGGCTTATTTTGAGAAATCACTTTAAGTTGTTTTTTGAGAGTTAGAAAATGGacctaaataattaatttttaaaaattctcaggCTGAATGGCCCATGAGCACTTGTTTAGAACTGTCACTTTATCGGTAGCTTCTTGTCCTatattcttaaaataactttggGCAGCTGTCGGTCTAAAGATGGaataaaatctgcatttctgtGTTCCTTGATCTGTAGAAGATTTTGGGAGAATGTCTGTGATTAGCAGTATAGCCTTTGCGTGTTTAATATTTATAGGTAATATTAATACTTTGATATGCAGCTGttctgaaattcttttctgtAATTGCATGACATTAAGCTGATCGtcagttgcttttctgttttcaaaatgaacTTGACCCAGGAAGCAAGAATCTTGCCCTCTAAGAACAGGAATCCTGTGTATCAGTTTGTTTTCATGTGTTAGGAAATCCTTCAGGCTTGCACACCCAGTTTggaagtctaaacatcatccatTGGACAGATGCTCCTTCCTTTGTGTTGCCTTTCCTTTGAGGTCTTTGTCTCATCATGAATCACCTCATTTTTCAGCCACTCCTTTTTCCTTAGTACTGCAGTACCCATCTCTCCTCCCATAGTAGCTTCAGAAGGAGAAAGACAGATCTGGATGCTACCAAGGCAACATACTAAGCTGAATAGGAAGAGGCTAAAGAGTATATGAAAGAATAGTTTGCACTTTTTTTGTATGAGGCCTTAATTGTTCCTAATATTTGGATATGCAAAAAAAGTCCATTTCTTCAATCATTTTTTCAATAGCTAGccagttgagggaggtgattgtcccactctacaccgCAATGGTGTGGCCCCctccttgagtactgtgtgctgTTTTGGGTGCCTCAGTATAAGAAGGACATCGAACTATTAGAGtttgtccagaggagggtgaccaagatggtgaaaggtcttgagGGCAAGGCTTAGgaagagcagctgaggtcacttggtttgttcagctcagagaaaagaaggctgagggggtggcctcattgcagtctacaacttcctcaaagtgggcagtggtggggggggtgctgatctcctctctctcatGACCAGCAATGGGatatgaggaaatggaatgaaggcTCTTCACTGAGAGCATAGTCAGTCACTGGAAGTCAtgggaagtggtcacggcaccaaGCCTGCATGATGCTCTtggtcatatggtttagttttaggtcgtcctgcaaggagcagggagttggactcgatccttatgggtcccttccaacttgagatattctatgatctTATGAATCACCAAATGAGAAACTCATGATAATTGAATAAAATAGTGCTGTAAGAACACAGTTTATCTCCCTTGATGTACAGTATAAAGTACAATTGAGTTTGTTCTTCCTTCTGTGCCTTGATCTACATGTAAAAATGTGCCATTTTGTTTTCATCAGTGTTTGCCACatctattaaaatgtattttcttttgccttgtagGTACCCCTTTGCTTTGTCAAAAAGCTCCATGTACACAGTGGGAGCACCACACACATGGCCTCAGATCGTGACAGCTTTGGTTTGGTTAATTGATTGTGTCAAGGTAGAATTTGTCTTCTTTAAGCCAAATATTTCCACTTTTCAGGCTGGCATGTTAGTTTTAATACAGATCTCTTAAACGCTAAAAATCTTTGTTTGGTATTTGTGTAAAGAAAAAGGTAAGTGTTCATACCTGCAATCTGGGAACTAGCCCTTAGCATTACTTTTAGCAAGTTTTAAACTgagttttttaaagttttattatgatagttttgtttcgtttttttacCATGTGCACTGGTTAAATTTGTGTAtgagaaagggggggaaaaatgacaATTAtacataaaatgtgaaaaaagtatcatgtattttcagtgcagatcTCCTTGTGACATCTGCCATCTTCTAAGTTTGAAGTCTAAGGATGGAATTTTCAATAGCAATTATTCAAGTGTCCTGTGATTGTTGTATAAggtatggggggggggtgtttgggtggggttattttgtttgggttttggtggtttttttaatagtggtAAGTCTCTGTTGCCGCCAGCTCGGATCTGAGCAAAATTTGGCATCTGTGACAAGTTCACCACTGCTGAATTGGGCACACATGAAAATCACATCCTTTATGCTGAAAAGACACATTTGGCTTAGGAAGGCAATTTGGCGTTGTTGAATGTCCAGTTAATGCCTCTTCATCTGTGCTTTTAGTCAACACGGTCTCATTACCCTGATGTGATTGGTCACGTGCTGAAGCAGCACCATTACACCCTGCTTGTTGAAATCTTAATCCAATGTTACTCTGGTTCTTATTATGAACATGAAACTAATATGAAAACTAATGGGAATCTTCACACTTGTTCTTTGTATGTACCCTCGTGCCTTTCAGTTGTATGCTGCCATGAGGGAAAATGCACCATCGTTTGATGATGGACAAAACTGGGGAGGAGAGACGGATGATGGAATTGTACATAATAAGGTACcataaaaagtaaattattatCAAAATTGTTCAACCAAATTTTGCCATATGCTGTAACAACACAATTTAAATGTACAACAGAACAATTAtaactgtattttatatattctgCTCGGTATATAAAACTAAGTTTTCTAGGAAGTATAGTTGTATTATATAAAAAGCCTGAGCAGCTAGTTTCCTGAGCAGGCATTGTGGTCAGTCTACTGGTGAAAACTGGGTATTTAAATTGAAATGCCTTATTCTCGGAGTTGCTTCTGTTTCTGGTCTCCTTTGTGGAGAAGGGGAGTCGTCATGCTGTTTGTTTTAGTAGGGTCTCAGGCATCTTTCTCTTTAGCACTCTAGTCTGCTAAGGTTAACAGCAGCACAGTGTAAAGACAATACCTTAATTATAGTTGTGGTGCCTCCTGCCAATATCTACTCTGTTTACCATTTAAAAATTGGTCATAATGTTTAACTTCTTAGCCACAAAATAGGGTGGCAATGTAATTCAGGCACTTAAAAATCCAGACACTTACTTTCTTTCTAATTTATCATAGATTATTAGTACTATTCAGATTTTACTCCGTATTAACTCACAGCAGATGTTTGGAAGGGCTTCTATGATGTGCCAGaacatttaattacaaaattgcaaaaatcaaattaaatcagAATTTTGTACTAAGGTTACAAACCTGACAGATGAcaagtaaaaatgcttttaaactaaatGTGTGCTTATACACTCATATTTATGCATACATGTTGAAACAAAAGTTACAATACTGGTGTAATTGCCTCTGAAAGATGTGTAATTTAAACTCTCCAGTAAATTCTCTTAGGTAACCTTTCTTTAATTCTAGATCAGGTCTCTGACATCTCCACGTCTGAAGTACAGTGCTGATATTTACCAAAGAGGTCTGTTAAACAGACCTATAGTTTCCATAAACTAGCCTGAGAGGATCATATGCATCAAGAGAATAAATTCTTAAATATTGCATCTACTATCCTTGTTAGGTGtcccagaaaaaaatgtatcaagTATTTCCAGACCTTTCTTAATGTGAATTCTGTATGCCTCCTGCTGTCTGGATATAATCTGTTGACATTCTGTGtttaaagggaaggaaaaaaaattgatttttacagAAGTGCTGTCAAACCAGTGAAAGATATTTTTGGTGTCTGTTTAATTTCATTGGTTGAGTAGATCTACACTATCTAGATATTTTACAACCCTTTGAATTgttgaaaacttttaaaattgttttcagcttttcctgGACTACACTGTTAAGTGCTATGAGCACTTCATGAAAGGGGGTGATACTTTTGAAGAACTGGATGCAGAAGTGCGGTCAAAATTAAGTAAGttttcatgttttaaagaaatatttgtgttacTGGTTTCTTTTCTCCTAGCATCAGTTTTGCTCATTATACAAGTGAAAGTGATCTGAGGTAAGGGAATCTGAAATTCCCAAGTACCTCTCAGTTACTTTgacttaattctctttttttatgcATTGTTACTGGTACAGACAAGATAGGTCACGCTCTGCTATCAGCTGTCCCTGTGTAACCCTATTGTTTTCAATGCGTTTGTGACAGAAAAGCGGTATACAGTTCTTCAGATGCAAATTCCATCTAAGGAGATGACTCTTGTTTCTGTCTGACAaagttaacaattaaaaaaagaaaaatattaccagAGGATGCACATCTGATGAGTAAGAAAGTTCAGCTTCTAAAACCTCTGAAAATGATCTGCAAGGATTCTAAACTGTGTTGTGAAGGTTCCGGTATATGATTCAGCATGCacctgtgtttgttttcagagagatggaaaaaatttttttttgactCCTTCATTTCATCACCcacagaaatagaaacagaatatgagaaaaaggaggaaaaatagtTCTTGCTTTCTGTGCCCTCCTATGAAAAGCCAGACTAAGGACACTTCTGTTGCAAGCTGGAGCCATCAGTTGGAGAGGAAACATAAGCTACCAGACTGTTACTAGATATTAGTAGGAAAAAGTAATCCTGCCGTTGTTTGGCAAAGACTGAGGGAAGTAAGGGAAAAGATGTCACAATAGGCAAGGAAGTATGTGGAAGAGAAAGTAGGATACAAATAAGACTACCTGTGAAGCTGGAACAGATGAAACTTATCTAACAACCACTATCCTACAGTGTAGACTGTATGAGAGTTTAGAAACTGACCTTGCAGTAGTGATTTTGAGCTCTTTATAACATGAGGACTGAAGaactaatttcttttcttgtttgttttgggttttttgcctaTTTTGCTTTGTAATGAAAGGGGTTTTAGatgggtttgttggttgtttttttcaatgggatttttttacagtttatgtaTATTACAGATAATGAGTTTTTACTGTGCTGAAGCTAAAGCACAGATATTCAGATTAGGTGATGACATTCAGTGAGATTACTTTGTAACCCCTACcactccccctcctttttttccccccagaggaTTTATTTAATATAGATGAATTCCAGGTAGAAGGTTTAGCAGCTGACAACAAAAGACTTCAAGAAGAGATTGCaagactagaaaaagaaaaggaaagcgaGCCGGTTAGTAAATTGTGTCTGCGCTTGTTTATATGGTAGAGTTGAATTTTCTGTTATTGACCATTATTGTCATTACTAAATGAAGATACTGATGATACATTAcaacaaatggaaaattattttcagtgctCTATGAAATTTTAATTAGGCCAGGTTATTACAGACTCCTGTACCATTATAGTTCAAGGCATTTACTGTGGAGTCTTCAGTCACTATTTGTTTGATATTGTGCAGATATTGTATtgactgaaatattaataaaatatttgagccactttttttctgaacttctgaaCATTATCTTTTCCAAAAGTGTCAGTATGAGAACTTCCTAGGGGAGAGAGCATGGGATTCAGTGGTAACAATatattttagggaaaatattttgttagaaaAGATGGATTCTGCTTTTAATACACCGTGAGTTTAAAAATGGTTTAGTGTCTGTGCAGCTGGCAAATTGAGACTCCTGCCTACTGAGCAAAATGTACTGCTTGTATTCCCAGCTTTCCTTGCCCTTAGTTTTATCTGCCCCTTGTGTATTATTATGCTTAAGTTATGAATTACCTGTAGCAAGAACTTTCTTAATGCAATGCCTAATGCAAATCAAAGACTAAATGCTGAAATGCAAGAATTAAGGTATAAACCATCTTTACagccttttttgttattattttaaagatgctTACCTTGATTTGGCTGTCACGGAgataaacatttattaaaattctttaattttatatttatgctATTGAAGTCGACCAATTACTCTATTGTCTTGTCTGGAAAATAAGATCATTGTTTTAGATTAATATAATAGTGGTTGTTCTTTCCATCCATTTATTAGGATCGTAGAGTAACACTACGAAACCTGAAATCGTCTCTTCAAGCAGATGTCCAGAAATACCAGGCTTATTTGACTAATCTGGAATCTCATATAGCCATCCTTGATCAAAAAATGGAAGGTGTTAATGAGGAAGTTGAGACAGCAGGTAAGAAGACCTTGGTCACAAATGGGATAGTGAAGCTAGAAATAGGTTTAAAAGAACTGTAATTCTCAGCTTCAGGACAGAGTGAGATATTTAGTGTATGGCAATGCTACAAATAAACTTTCCAAAATGGATTGCTTATAAAGAGATTATTTTGGCTGATAGCTGTTTGTACACTAGAGTATTGAAATACAGAtattatttattcataaaaatacagagagattaGGTTTAATAATATAGCCTGGTATTTTATATCTGTTTTGCAACTGTTATCTGAACTTAGAAATGGAAGTAGAAGCAATGAAGCAGGAGAATGCCCGGCTCCAGCACATCTTTGATAATCAAAAGTACTCAGTTGCGGACATTGAGAGAATAAATCACGAGAGAAATGAGTTGCAGCAAACCATTAACAAGCTGACTAAGGAAGTGGAAGCAGAAGAACATCAGCTGTGGAATGAAGAGCTAAAATATGCTAGGAATAAAGAGGCGGTATGTGAAAACCCTACTACACTGAGAGGTGGCTGTCAGTTTTCATCATGCAAACTTTAACTTGGGACTTAGACTATTGCTAACTTCCTTCCTAAATAATTTAAGAACATAGATATGTCTTAATAGGCTAAAGTGACATGAATGGCTTCTGTTTACAATCTCTCTGAAaaatgcttggtttttttttccccttttctgttttgaGCATAACAAAAAcgtattcttttcatttttttctgcatcataAGGGACATAGCTAGAATATGCACCACTGTCAGCTCTCACTGCTATAGCATCAAGAGCTTTGATAACACTAGCTTGAAATTGCTTTGCTAACGCAAGCAATTTCAGGCTAATGTTAAGATTTCATAGCAAAGAAGTAATGCAAAGCTACTGCTTTGAATCAGTATCTCTGCATgcatttagaatcacagaattgcccaggttggaagggacctttcagatcatctagtttAACCATCAACTTATTTAGGGCAAGATTGGTGGAAGTTCTAATAGATTTTAAGGGCCAAATTCAATTCTGTCCCTCAAACAGAATGAAAAGATGTGGTCCTGTAAGTGGTAGGATGTAAAAGCTTTGCTAGATGGAgaactaaaaaaaagaagttttaaatatgttttgcagGATTATGCTTTATCAAGCACTTGGTATTGAATTCCTCATACTGTGCAAGTATGAAGCacaaaaaactggaaaaatacttATATTGTTTGGTGCTTGTATATAAATGGCACTCATTAATCAGAAAATAGAGCATTTAATAAGCTTTGTCTAGAGGTATACTCAAGTTAAAATTTGTTATTAGGATGTGTGGCTGTGGCATTTCCTGCCAAAACCAATGAAAAAAGGCATATCAACATGATGACTGATCATTATGTTAGTTAGTTGTAATATTTCCAAGCATGTTTTTCCTTCCCTATCAGCTAATCCTGAAAAAAATTGAGGCAGAAAAAAGTATGGCAGATAAGTAGGGAAAACCACAGGTGAAACCATTCACTTTCACCCACACACCCTGAGAAACCTTGTAGAACAAATTCTGAAAGAATCATAAAAGAGCATTTAATCCAAATAATGCAGACTTTTGAACTGTCAATACATACAGCTCTTGCATTCTGTGGCATGACTTGGAATCATGTTTGTACAGAGCAATTCAGAAATCTGTTTAAAGTACTATATGAATGCTTTTTGCCAAGCTTTTCACTTGTATTTCTTCTATGATTTTTGCCCTTTTCTCCTCTGAACAGATTGAAATGCAACTGGCAGAGTATCATAAACTGGCTCGAAAGCTGAAATTAATTCCAGTAAGCGCTGAGAATTCCAAAGGCCACAACTTTGAGATTCAGTTTAATCCTGAGGCAGGACCAAATTGCCTAGTCAAATACAGAACTCAGATCAAGGTAGGTAGAGTCAACACTGAATGTTTCTGTTACCACtccaaaaaaaatgtgtttctttggaAATGGTGGAAAGGTCTCTCTCAACCTCTCCATGAAACTTCATTGAAAAGCTTGAGTGATGCATTGCCATACCTACATTATAGTATGGGAAGGAAATTCGGTGTTGGAGGGTATAGCAGCTTAAATAAAAACATGAGAGGGAGAAGATGTGCTGAGGTACATCTTAGTTCAAACTAACAAATTGCATTAGACTGATCCTCTTGTATGTGTATTACAGGCCCCCCTTATGGAGATCATAAACCAGACTGAGGAAGAAATTAGGAAAGCTACTCAACGGAAGATGTCTTTGGAAGATACTTTGGAACAGGTGTGTTGGTTAATGAACATAAGGACTAAGAATGTTATCTGTTGGTCTCATTTGACCTTTGGCATGGGTGAAGTGTGatgtggtgggttgttttttagtttgggttggttttgttgggttgaggttgttgttggggttttttttgtgtgagaaTAAGGGTCTCCTTCTGTTCGCTAAAGTAATGTGTATTGCCTGCATTGGAGATTATGCAGCTTACATATATTTGACCATAAACATTGGaaagatttgtttttaataagttGCCCATTCCAGCCTGTTGTGTGGCTTACCATCACTGGCAAGTTGTCATCAGGAAGATTTTTAGCAATATTGGGTTCAGGATGGATTGGAAGAAGGAGAATTTTATTTCCCCGTGCTTCTGCCCCTACCTCAGTTCTTATTGCTAAGCGTGACAttacatggtatggaatatccttttggccTATtttggtcagctgtcctgggTATGCGCCTTCCCAGACTCTTGCCTGCCCCTACCCTTCACAGTGAGGGGCCATGGGAGTAAGAGACACTGTGCAAGAGCTATTCAGCAATAGCCAAGACATCCGTGTGTTACCAACatccaaaacaaagcacaataCAGGCTGCTATGAATAACGTTAATGCCATCCCAGCCTGGCCCAATTTAAATAGTTCTAGGTTGCCCTGTGTTGTTTATGATGGCATGGATTTATATGTTGGAGTTCTTTTTGATTTACATTTTCTTGGTCATGTTTTCATTCTAGGTGAATGTAATGGTAGTGGACAAGAAAAGTAGtgtgaaaacactgaaagaagaagcagaaaagctggATGATCTTTACCATCAGAAGCTTAAGGTATAGCTTCTTATAGGTTGATGATAGTTTATCCTTAATCATATCCTTATCCTTAATCCATGTACTTATACCTAAGTTTTTGGTTTGTATTGTTTGTTTGGACCTCTGCCCTTGCTTCCTTCCATTCCTCTTGCAGGATTCTCTcattcttttcagaaatatttgaatgCTACCTTAAGTGACTCAGTTCTCACTTTCTCATAAGAGAATCTTGCGTCATACTTTGGCAGATCCTGTAAATCACAAGCTACTACATCCAGTAATAAAAGCAGAGTTAATAGTACTTGGCTTGTCTATTCagtttatatataataaatatgcTTACAGTTTTTAGTAAATCACGCTAAAAACTAAGGAAAACGTTATTTGCCTAAAAGCACATTAAATGTTTTAATGATataaaattgtttctttctttgtttttcttccccagtgGGGGAGCAGTCCCAATCCTTTTCCTCGCTTCTGGTTTAGCAACAAAACATAGCGCTCTCAGTTAACAACTAATTGGCTCCTTCAGTACCTCCCAACAGCATGGCTTTGGTGGGCCTGTGGTGCCCAGGAGAAAAATGCTGTTTGAACTAAGCTAGTGTTTAATATACCTGCTCTTTCAAATCCAAACTTCTATGCTATAACCACGAAAATGCGTTATTTCACGGCTAATACATGCTTAGGTGGCTGAAGGCAATTAATTTATTGCTTTCAAAACCACCTGAAATTTAGCTTTTGATCAATGCTGTTGCATATACTTTTCTCTTAAAGTGAACTCATAAAATAGTTGCAACTGGATGGTTATGATAAGATGTATGCATGTAATTCctcatgtaattttttaaatgctatcTGTAATACTTcagtattaaaattatttttgaagaatgATGTTTCAGTAATTTACCAAAATTGCATGTTTAGTTGATAGTGgaatttagtttggttttgtgtgtttaatCATGCTAAGTATAGTGTCAACAGTGTCATTCTCCTTGAAGAGATGATTACTTACATTTTGTACTTGTCTTTCAAACACAAAAGGGAAACGCAGTTTTCTTACtcaactgtgattttattttttttaacctagaaaCAGTTGTTCATCATGGTCCATTTCTAAGCTATTTCAACTATGTAAATAACACTTTTTGAGATGAACTATGAAGGGAAAATAGCTGC of Rissa tridactyla isolate bRisTri1 chromosome 2, bRisTri1.patW.cur.20221130, whole genome shotgun sequence contains these proteins:
- the NDC80 gene encoding kinetochore protein NDC80 homolog; the protein is MRRSSSIAGSSGRQSMMALRVQDNNKMGLQTPQMKDRGTFGKLSMSKPTPGTSERKVSFFGKRTSGAGGSRNSQYGVFGTEKIKDPRPLHDKAFIQQCIKQLCEFLVENGYAHNVSMKSLQSPSVKDFLKIFTFIYGFLCPSYELPDSKFEEEIPRVFKELGYPFALSKSSMYTVGAPHTWPQIVTALVWLIDCVKLYAAMRENAPSFDDGQNWGGETDDGIVHNKLFLDYTVKCYEHFMKGGDTFEELDAEVRSKLKDLFNIDEFQVEGLAADNKRLQEEIARLEKEKESEPDRRVTLRNLKSSLQADVQKYQAYLTNLESHIAILDQKMEGVNEEVETAEMEVEAMKQENARLQHIFDNQKYSVADIERINHERNELQQTINKLTKEVEAEEHQLWNEELKYARNKEAIEMQLAEYHKLARKLKLIPVSAENSKGHNFEIQFNPEAGPNCLVKYRTQIKAPLMEIINQTEEEIRKATQRKMSLEDTLEQVNVMVVDKKSSVKTLKEEAEKLDDLYHQKLKEAEEEEQKCANELELLEKHKQLLESGVNEGLSEATNELHDLQRQYQVVMQTTTEESRKAGDNLNRLLEVIATHVVSIEKYLDEQNVKIDRDYEEFMSEDLLSILTRILDSYKKKAENL